TTGCTTGGGGTCCACAAATGCCACACCTAGGGTTAGACTGTAGATGTTggtatattttattcttttttttaaaggtatGGTTCATACCTCGTGTGGAATGAGCTTGGAGGCTTCACACAAGATTCACTGGTTCCACTCGGGCTCTATGGGACACAGCTTGCTTTAAACTGGGCCTGGACCCCAATCTTCTTTGGAGCACACAAGATTCAGCTGGTAAGGCTTTCTGTTTCCTCGTCACCTGTGATAGACTTAATTTTAGGTTAAAACAAAACTCCCTGCTCTTTAGCATCTACAAACCAtccaaaagtacattttaatgttgCTTCAGTTACAAAATACAGAGAAACTGTACCACCTGTGTGGTATGACCTGGACAGTTTTGCCTATTTATCCCTCAATTTTAATGAGCCTTGCATCTTTAGTTCGTACCAGATGTTTAAAACATGATACAATTATAAACATTtggatgttttattaaatatgctGCTTATTTTTCCAATCTAGGCTCTGATAGAGCTAGTGCTGCTCACTGGTACAGTGGGAGCTACCATGGTGTCTTGGTATCCCATCAACCGCACTGCAACACTTCTCATGGGACCATACCTGGCCTGGCTTTGCATCGCTACCACCCTCAACTACTGCATCTGGAGAGACAATCCAGAGCCTAAAGAAGATTAAAGCCAACAAAAATGAACACTACACTAACTAACGtcattgatttgtttttatatagtgCACACAGGAATTTTTTACTTCACTTGGTAACTAATTTTTTTTCTATTAGTCTAAAAACaagttatatttcctaaatacCATAAAGAcaacaaataaacattgcaCTGTTCAGTTCCATCTGTTCACTTAGGGTTGGTGCTTTACACAGATGTAATTACACGTTTTTCCAAATGTGAAATCTCAGATTAAAGACTTGAAAAATACTATCGCTTGCTTCCTTGTccatttttattaatacatttttgtatgtctagattctgtttttcttatttaaaaacttgtttttagttttatttttcaaacacaacTATTCTAATCATGTCCCAACCTTTTGTGTAAGTATAAGGGTGGTGCTCAGGCTATTTATCATCTATCTTTTGTGAACACATTTTACATCATGCATGGCGTGGACTGTATTATCAATAACTGCCAAAGAATTCTCCAGAGTAGCCTCAACCCTGTTAATTTTTTCCCTTAATACTCCCTTCCCTGTTTTACTTCTAAATTGCCTTTTTTTCTAACTATATTGTTTCATCTTAACACCAAATCTTCaaagtttaaaaatgttttaaaaatgcattttagtagctggacagtttttttttaaagcttaacAATTGTGTAAATGATAGGAATAAACAAAACTCCCATTGAACATAAACCCATGTGTGTTGACGGAAGTGCAATTTCTTACGTTTTTATTATAAAGGTTAATAAAATAACTGATCTACTTAAAATTCCTGGTAGTTCCAAACCTATccaaatgagagaaaaaaatccTGAACAGTTATTAGCTTGGAGGATTTACATATATACATCTTAATCGTTTTATTTGAAAAAGTGCAAAGGGTAATAAATACAGTCTGTACAGTGTGATTATTTTTCAGAAGGTGGCCCATCTTCAGGTTTGGAGGAGAAGCGATCCATTACAGTTTTCCATAACCCCTTTTTCTCTTCATCCGTCTGTTGCATGTTTCCTAGAGAAATTATATATGCAAAACATCAGATAAATCCATAAAAAGCATATTAATTGTCAAGAAATGAAAGGCACAAACAAGATAACTATCACAAAAAACACCTTTTCTCACCTGTTGCCAAAAGCATTCGACACTCTTCCACTGTTACACCTGTAAAACTTGTATCTTTTGCTCGTGGGAACTAAAAgcaattaaaaaacattatgctTGCACACTTCAAGTAGTTTTGGTCAACCCATAAACTAAATGAAAGatatatttaacatatttttgacTTGAATACATTACAGGGTGGGAAAGTGTGTTagaacacactcacacacaaaatgttttccAGAGATTTTCCAGATATGTGAGCCCCTAAACAATACTTATGATCTAGGACTTGTGGATTTCATGACCTACTTGTAAAACTACTATTAATATACATGTTCACAGAAACTTCCATACAAAGCATTTAGAAATATGAATTCCATTTAAACTCACCTTTTCTTTGTACATGTTACTGTTGATGCGGGCCAAACTTTCATACATCCGGTCACATTTTTCTGGGTCTGAAATCTTCATTGAGAAAACAATTTTGAGTAGAAGCATCATTGCCTCTCAGATCTTGTCTTTGTTGTTGAAAGattttcatgtgtttgtttatagacTCTGCCCAGTGTCAAATGGTTAAGAAATAcatgtaattacattttgcaGAAGGGACATATCTGTTATTGTTTaacgaaagaaaaaaatactgtgAATAACACCTAAGATGACATTTGACATGCCTTTCAACCTGCAAGGTCTTGGCTAACAAGGGTAAAGCAAGCAGTGTATGATTCCTACCTGTGTATTTTCACCTTCCCTGAACGCACTGGCAACCTTTTGGCGTAAAAATGTCCCTAAATCGCGACCTCTTTTTGATTCGTCTTTTGGCCATTCCTCGCAAAGCTTAAGAAATCGACGATATCTGGTTGCGGACATTTGTACGTGCTGGA
The Triplophysa rosa linkage group LG7, Trosa_1v2, whole genome shotgun sequence genome window above contains:
- the LOC130556391 gene encoding ubiquinol-cytochrome-c reductase complex assembly factor 2 — translated: MSATRYRRFLKLCEEWPKDESKRGRDLGTFLRQKVASAFREGENTQISDPEKCDRMYESLARINSNMYKEKFPRAKDTSFTGVTVEECRMLLATGNMQQTDEEKKGLWKTVMDRFSSKPEDGPPSEK
- the tspo gene encoding translocator protein — encoded protein: MWIPMLSLTALPHLGGIFGGLITRKEVKTWYTTLKKPSWRPPNAVFPVVWTTLYTGMGYGSYLVWNELGGFTQDSLVPLGLYGTQLALNWAWTPIFFGAHKIQLALIELVLLTGTVGATMVSWYPINRTATLLMGPYLAWLCIATTLNYCIWRDNPEPKED